The following are encoded together in the Bombus affinis isolate iyBomAffi1 chromosome 6, iyBomAffi1.2, whole genome shotgun sequence genome:
- the LOC126917775 gene encoding palmitoyltransferase ZDHHC5-A: MQKPLRELGRLCLSTGEQSNDVVAEVCTEPRGGLPLLQVWPSDSPRGEADGQAQAFVFPDVQENVNDSGIESIQASPSPCGVASTSPATTPQQSRRASLLHPDHARLQLHHLHHNHHNSGIKSPPTPDRTSIDEEPPLPPSPSSSTTSSLRSMPSSANVQMHSQDRRRSSRYSMFDALDLEYALLRAAARGSVGPYSLSESLHKLTFTQSLAFPALARGLASKQSVPTRRPQQHTESGLNAFAKVVTALVLVLVSVLVFGVVYKFVRT, encoded by the exons AAGCCACTGAGAGAGCTGGGCCGATTGTGCCTCAGTACGGGTGAGCAGAGCAACGACGTCGTCGCGGAAGTTTGCACAGAGCCTCGTGGCGGACTTCCATTGCTGCAGGTATGGCCGAGCGACTCACCGAGGGGCGAGGCCGACGGACAGGCACAGGCATTCGTGTTCCCGGATGTCCAGGAAAACGTCAACGACAGTGGCATCGAGTCCATACAG GCGTCGCCGTCTCCGTGCGGTGTAGCCAGCACTAGTCCAGCCACCACGCCTCAACAATCCCGGCGCGCCAGTCTACTCCATCCGGACCACGCTCGACTGCAATTGCACCATTTGCATCACAATCACCATAATTCCGGGATTAAGAGTCCACCGACGCCAGACAGAACGTCCATCGACGAAGAACCTCCGCTTCCGCCCAGTCCATCGAGCTCGACTACCAGCAGTCTGCGTTCGATGCCCAGTTCTGCGAATGTACAGATGCATTCGCAAGATAGGAGACGTAGTAGCAG GTACAGCATGTTCGACGCTCTGGACCTGGAATACGCCCTCTTGAGAGCAGCAGCCCGTGGTTCCGTAGGCCCTTATTCCCTGTCGGAGTCCCTGCACAAACTAACCTTTACCCAGAGCTTAGCATTTCCTGCACTGGCTCGGGGTCTAGCTTCGAAACAGAGCGTGCCAACCAGGAGACCGCAGCAGCACACGGAAAGCGGGTTGAACGCGTTCGCGAAGGTGGTCACCGCTCTGGTCTTGGTTCTCGTGAGCGTGTTGGTGTTTGGTGTGGTGTACAAGTTCGTGAGAACGTGA